A window of Mytilus edulis chromosome 10, xbMytEdul2.2, whole genome shotgun sequence contains these coding sequences:
- the LOC139491530 gene encoding charged multivesicular body protein 2b-like: protein MSFFSKKPTVEQSIKQNDRVLRKTQRDLERDRHKLELEEKKLELEIKKAAKQNNKQACVVLAKQLVNLRKQKTKSFAMGSKVGAIGNQQKLMHSNMKMAGAMGTTTKTMQQMNKVMDPVKMAKTMQDFERENAKMGMTEEMVNDTLDDILTESGDEEEEDAVVSQVLDEIGIEISGKMVDAPSAHRGKLGESSKSRVTDDDIEKQLAALKDL from the exons ATGTCGTTCTTCTCAAAGAAACCAACTGTAGAAC AATCAATAAAACAGAATGACAGAGTTCTAAGAAAAACACAGAGAGATTTAGAAAGAGACAGGCATAAGCTGGAACTTGAAGAAAAGAAACTT gaATTGGAAATTAAAAAAGCTGCAAAACAGAATAATAAACAG GCATGTGTAGTTCTAGCAAAACAATTAGTAAATTTGAGGAAACAGAAAACAAAGAGTTTTGCAATGGGCAGCAAAGTAGGAGCAATAGGCAATCAACAGAAG tTAATGCATTCTAATATGAAGATGGCTGGTGCAATGGGAACTACCACAAAG aCAATGCAACAAATGAACAAAGTTATGGATCCAGTAAAGATGGCAAAGACAATGCAAGACTTTGAAAGAGAGAATGCTAAAATGGGAATGACAGAAGAAATGG taaatgACACCTTAGATGATATTCTAACAGAATCAGGagatgaagaagaagaagatgcagTAGTATCACAGGTTCTGGATGAAATTGGTATTGAAATCTCAGGAAAG ATGGTAGATGCACCTTCTGCCCACAGAGGAAAATTAGGAGAATCTTCCAAATCAAGAGTCACGGACGATGATATAGAGAAACAATTAGCAGCACTGAAAGATTTATAG
- the LOC139492192 gene encoding cephalotoxin-like protein: protein MRTIAIIICFACIAVIADDGDIKDVLDKVEKGTDAAKELIDVMSTATETLGVLSKFSKFGGPVGIFLGSIGPVLSIISIFLPERPSEELLFMKEKFAEMDAKFDQVFNRFGDVENLIREKALKGQYGEYEQNIVALSDKLQMYLSAPQNAAESMKRQFIRNYESYYDSSALKLYNGIIKGHALSDDIPGTVMQYTKYDRKMFRKIMTSLLNVIVQGVKVQIAYLNMKGENDTYNRIDWEQKLNHLGTSMDEWDIEVKNKWHTQAEKEIDEKLAEYEGSSNSKVAENLYSFLVDKYYWRDWHVLAYKDIKGYKKHMVKVCPETGYRRFRKHGRNLMVGSVDSNATVFDIDSIRDELNRVKTNKKCSKWQFWCKVKNYKAEEIYNRYLPAKFRYTCKYASTGVIDTKNNDVHHRAKTIRLVKTSDRMQIYIFGSGY, encoded by the coding sequence GCGGATGACGGTGATATTAAAGATGTCCTTGACAAAGTCGAAAAGGGTACAGATGCCGCGAAAGAGTTAATTGATGTAATGTCGACAGCGACTGAGACATTAGGTGTCTTATCAAAGTTTTCAAAATTTGGTGGTCCAGTTGGGATATTCCTTGGATCAATAGGACCAGTTTTATCAATAATCTCAATTTTCCTCCCGGAAAGACCATCTGAAGAGTTACTCTTTATGAAGGAAAAATTTGCAGAAATGGATGCTAAGTTTGATCAAGTTTTCAATAGATTTGGAGACGTTGAAAACTTAATACGGGAAAAAGCTTTAAAAGGGCAATATGGAGAGTACGAACAAAATATTGTAGCTCTATCTGACAAACTTCAAATGTATCTTTCTGCTCCTCAAAATGCTGCTGAAAGCATGAAAAGACAGTTTATCCGTAATTACGAGTCATATTACGACAGTTCTGCATTAAAACTGTATAATGGGATAATAAAAGGTCACGCACTGTCAGATGATATTCCAGGAACAGTTATGCAATATACTAAATACGACCGCAAAATGTTTCGGAAGATAATGACAAGTCTTCTTAACGTGATAGTGCAAGGAGTCAAAGTTCAAATAGCCTACCTTAACATGAAAGGCGAAAATGACACCTACAATAGAATTGACTGGGAACAGAAACTAAACCATCTAGGGACAAGCATGGATGAGTGGGATATCGAAGTTAAAAACAAATGGCACACACAAGCTGAAAAGGAAATAGATGAGAAATTAGCAGAATATGAAGGTTCAAGTAATTCAAAAGTTGCGGAAAATCTTTACTCGTTCCTGGTTGACAAGTACTACTGGAGAGATTGGCACGTACTTGCGTATAAAGATATTAAGGGGTACAAGAAACATATGGTTAAAGTATGCCCAGAAACTGGATACAGGAGGTTCAGGAAGCATGGTCGAAACCTTATGGTTGGAAGTGTTGATAGCAACGCAACGGTATTTGATATAGACTCGATCCGTGATGAGCTTAATCGTGTAAAAACGAATAAGAAGTGTTCCAAATGGCAATTTTGGTGCAAAGTCAAAAATTATAAGGCAGAAGAGATCTATAATAGATACTTACCTGCAAAgtttagatatacatgtaaatatgctTCCACAGGAGTAATCGACACGAAAAACAATGATGTACATCACAGAGCAAAAACCATCCGTCTGGTAAAAACAAGTGATCGGATGCAAATATACATATTTGGTTCAGGCTACTGA